Proteins encoded within one genomic window of Candidatus Thiodiazotropha endoloripes:
- a CDS encoding amidohydrolase family protein — translation MIRHFETYVISALLSLIALLSPPSFSGEGLTKLADTHLHWKWNQKEVTEPEQAIKILRDNQVTLAVVTGTPPELALELHQLAPELVIPIYGVYQGRIDWSNWYRDKSMVGRVRQALATGRYRGIGELHMIGGFVSDWKHPNIAALFQLAADFNVPVLVHTEFSRANYLIGFCSAHPKTRFLWAHAGSVLPPVEVARALDQCANLSVELSARDPWRHVGMRIADESGRLKKEWHDLVIAYADRFMIGSDPVWPVEQLNPWDEPDTGWQHLTRFLNFHRNWLEQLPDEVAQKVGYQNAFDYFKSQK, via the coding sequence ATGATCAGACATTTCGAAACCTATGTGATCTCTGCCCTGCTCTCACTCATTGCTCTCCTTTCGCCACCGAGTTTCAGCGGCGAAGGGCTGACAAAACTGGCTGATACGCATCTGCACTGGAAGTGGAATCAAAAAGAGGTCACGGAACCTGAACAGGCTATAAAAATCCTACGTGATAACCAGGTCACCTTGGCGGTGGTTACCGGTACCCCACCGGAACTGGCATTGGAGCTGCACCAGTTGGCACCTGAGCTGGTGATACCCATTTATGGGGTCTATCAGGGCCGGATCGACTGGTCGAACTGGTATCGGGATAAGTCAATGGTTGGGCGTGTTCGGCAGGCACTGGCAACGGGGCGCTACCGGGGTATTGGTGAGCTGCATATGATCGGTGGCTTTGTATCGGATTGGAAACACCCGAATATCGCTGCTTTGTTTCAACTTGCTGCCGATTTTAATGTGCCAGTGCTGGTCCACACAGAGTTTTCCAGGGCCAATTATCTGATCGGCTTCTGTAGCGCACACCCTAAAACCCGCTTTTTGTGGGCACATGCGGGTTCCGTTCTGCCACCGGTTGAGGTGGCTCGTGCATTAGACCAGTGTGCTAACCTGAGTGTGGAGCTGTCAGCTCGTGATCCGTGGCGGCATGTGGGTATGCGTATTGCGGATGAATCGGGTCGGTTGAAAAAAGAGTGGCATGATCTGGTCATCGCGTACGCCGACCGATTCATGATCGGCTCAGACCCGGTTTGGCCAGTTGAGCAACTCAATCCCTGGGACGAACCTGATACGGGATGGCAGCATCTGACTCGCTTCCTCAATTTTCATCGTAACTGGTTAGAGCAGCTGCCTGATGAAGTTGCTCAAAAAGTGGGTTATCAGAATGCGTTTGATTACTTTAAATCACAAAAATGA
- the mqo gene encoding malate dehydrogenase (quinone): MTMHKTDVLLIGGGIMSKTLAMLVTQLDSSRHITVVEQAATLATESTHAWNNAGTGHAGYCELNYTPQQSNGEIAIERALGINARFEESLQFWSGLVRKGALSKPSAFINPVPHMSWVEGKESVSYLKQRRQALVTHPLFEEMEYADDPATLKEWLPLMMAERDMGQPMAATRVAHGTDINFGELTRSMGEHLSHEESVDYWLSTEVLGLKKVGDRWHVTTKHALAGKRTIEARFVFVGAGGCALSLMQKSGVDEVRGYGGFPVSGIWLASENIKAAATHNAKVYGLPPVGAPPMSVPHLDTRVIDGRPALLFGPFAGFTTRFLKSSSLFDLVNSIRSHNLKPMMEVAKEHWALTRYLIKEAISSGDQRLDQLRTFMPSVKPGEWHLRPAGQRVQIIKLDEKGRGKLQFGTEVIKTADRSLAALLGASPGASVSVSAMMDVIEDCLPDLLQGEARQRLEELIPSYGHSLDDDLDLVHSVRRYTLETLDLDERKPAEVPEQGEFLKTGS; this comes from the coding sequence ATGACGATGCATAAGACCGATGTGCTTTTGATTGGTGGTGGCATCATGAGCAAAACACTGGCAATGCTGGTGACACAGCTCGATTCCTCGCGTCATATCACGGTGGTCGAGCAAGCGGCAACATTAGCCACCGAAAGCACCCATGCCTGGAACAATGCGGGCACCGGACATGCGGGCTATTGCGAACTCAACTACACCCCACAGCAAAGTAATGGTGAGATCGCCATTGAAAGAGCGTTGGGGATAAACGCCCGCTTCGAGGAGTCCCTGCAGTTTTGGAGCGGATTGGTTCGCAAGGGTGCACTGTCGAAACCTTCGGCCTTTATTAATCCTGTGCCCCATATGAGTTGGGTGGAGGGAAAAGAGAGCGTCAGCTACCTCAAGCAGCGCCGGCAAGCACTGGTCACTCATCCGCTGTTCGAAGAGATGGAATATGCGGATGATCCGGCCACTCTAAAAGAGTGGTTACCTCTTATGATGGCTGAGCGTGATATGGGGCAACCCATGGCGGCCACACGAGTGGCACACGGCACAGACATAAACTTTGGCGAGCTGACCCGTTCGATGGGTGAGCATCTTTCTCATGAGGAATCTGTCGACTATTGGCTTTCAACCGAGGTCTTGGGATTGAAGAAGGTGGGAGATCGCTGGCATGTGACAACCAAACACGCCCTTGCCGGAAAACGTACCATCGAGGCGCGTTTCGTATTTGTCGGTGCAGGTGGTTGTGCCCTGTCTCTGATGCAAAAGTCAGGCGTTGATGAGGTTCGAGGTTATGGCGGTTTCCCGGTCTCTGGGATCTGGCTTGCCAGTGAAAACATCAAAGCCGCAGCTACTCACAACGCCAAGGTTTATGGCCTGCCACCTGTCGGTGCACCTCCTATGTCGGTACCGCATCTCGATACCCGGGTGATCGATGGTCGCCCTGCCCTGCTGTTCGGGCCTTTTGCCGGCTTCACCACACGTTTTTTGAAAAGTAGCAGTCTGTTTGATTTGGTCAATTCGATACGCTCCCATAATCTCAAGCCGATGATGGAAGTTGCAAAAGAGCATTGGGCGTTAACCCGTTATCTCATCAAAGAGGCCATCAGTTCCGGTGATCAGCGTCTCGACCAGCTACGCACCTTTATGCCTTCGGTAAAGCCGGGTGAGTGGCATCTTCGCCCAGCCGGACAGCGGGTTCAGATCATCAAGCTGGATGAGAAAGGTCGTGGCAAGTTGCAGTTCGGCACCGAGGTGATCAAGACAGCCGATCGCTCACTCGCCGCTTTGCTAGGCGCTTCCCCTGGAGCCTCTGTCAGCGTATCAGCCATGATGGATGTTATCGAGGATTGTCTACCTGATTTGCTGCAAGGTGAAGCAAGACAGCGCCTTGAAGAACTGATCCCTTCCTATGGTCACTCTCTGGATGATGATCTCGATTTGGTGCATTCGGTACGACGCTATACCTTGGAGACTCTGGATCTGGATGAGCGAAAACCAGCAGAAGTTCCTGAGCAAGGTGAGTTTTTAAAAACAGGCAGTTGA
- a CDS encoding SGNH/GDSL hydrolase family protein, giving the protein MKQILLYADSLSWGIIPGTRDRFSFNQRWPGVLELELLHRGNQVRIIEDCLNGRRTVFEDPFKAGRNGLVGLEQRIEINSPLSLVMLFLGTNDFQSMHNHNAWHAAQGINSLIIAIRKAPIEPGMPNPKILVIAPPAIQVPKGEIAAKFEGAEKKAVGLAAAIKHVASENDCAFFDAGMVTNTSRVDGVHLDLEQHMNLGNALADGVEKLIA; this is encoded by the coding sequence ATGAAGCAGATCTTGCTCTATGCCGACTCTCTCAGTTGGGGGATTATTCCTGGTACCAGAGACCGGTTTAGTTTCAATCAACGTTGGCCTGGAGTTCTAGAACTTGAACTGCTACATCGAGGTAATCAAGTACGGATCATCGAGGATTGCCTGAATGGACGAAGAACCGTATTTGAAGATCCCTTCAAAGCAGGCCGAAATGGCTTGGTTGGTCTGGAGCAGAGAATTGAAATCAACTCTCCGTTGTCTCTGGTTATGCTTTTCCTTGGCACCAACGATTTCCAATCAATGCATAACCATAATGCATGGCATGCCGCCCAGGGTATTAACAGTTTAATCATAGCCATTCGAAAGGCCCCAATAGAACCTGGCATGCCAAATCCAAAAATTTTGGTCATAGCTCCACCAGCCATACAAGTGCCAAAGGGTGAGATTGCAGCAAAATTTGAAGGAGCTGAGAAAAAGGCGGTTGGATTGGCTGCCGCCATTAAACATGTAGCCAGTGAGAATGATTGTGCTTTTTTCGATGCGGGAATGGTAACGAACACGAGTAGGGTTGATGGTGTTCACCTGGACTTGGAACAACACATGAATTTAGGCAATGCTCTGGCTGATGGAGTTGAGAAATTAATCGCTTGA
- the lexA gene encoding transcriptional repressor LexA, with product MMRLTRRQQEIYDILRSDAEIMQQPPTYDELCQRLGLSSRGSLHKHIQALVVAGLVEPMAGKQRGIRLVSTDQPEQGIPMLGRIAAGRPIEAVEQTESISVPNPMTGGNPRYALQVSGDSMIDEGIFDGDYVVIEQSAAAANGDIVVALIDQQETTLKRLEQKPGKIILHPANTAMSAMVYKPDQIQIQGILRGLIRYY from the coding sequence ATGATGCGATTAACCAGAAGACAGCAAGAGATCTATGACATTCTTCGAAGTGATGCGGAGATCATGCAACAACCACCAACCTACGATGAACTCTGCCAACGACTTGGGCTGAGTTCCCGGGGATCCCTGCACAAACATATTCAGGCATTGGTAGTAGCTGGCCTGGTCGAGCCAATGGCAGGAAAACAGCGTGGTATTCGACTGGTATCAACAGACCAGCCAGAGCAGGGGATACCGATGTTAGGTCGCATCGCTGCTGGACGACCCATTGAGGCTGTCGAGCAAACTGAAAGCATCTCAGTGCCGAACCCTATGACTGGCGGCAATCCCCGCTATGCCCTCCAGGTATCCGGAGATTCGATGATCGATGAGGGAATCTTTGATGGAGATTATGTAGTCATTGAGCAGTCTGCAGCGGCGGCTAATGGCGACATAGTCGTAGCGCTGATCGATCAACAGGAGACAACCTTGAAACGTCTAGAGCAAAAGCCAGGTAAGATCATTCTTCACCCAGCCAATACAGCCATGAGCGCCATGGTCTACAAGCCTGATCAAATTCAGATCCAGGGAATATTAAGAGGATTAATTAGGTATTACTAA